In one window of Macadamia integrifolia cultivar HAES 741 chromosome 2, SCU_Mint_v3, whole genome shotgun sequence DNA:
- the LOC122072280 gene encoding uncharacterized protein LOC122072280 isoform X3, whose protein sequence is MASSMEQLPPSYRRRDEPDFNLREWALKARISRESTKSRRYSASNITSFREDARSFRSNATIATISSTVSSPGYTLKDEIDPSTYTFTSALKALQTKSGYGYGWECLSPDGFALNSKWNEAEKYICNPLSGEFPKECLSAKTLSGRSFPTLTSRFTVSGPLVYSYHSRLPQTKPTTTQEDETEFPNQDKKMENMNTVHVGTQSTPPDLSSSSPSPTSTPSIKERPLKSCEGEGGESPNFSSKPKSEEDQACMARS, encoded by the exons ATGGCCTCAAGCATGGAACAGCTTCCTCCAAGTTACAGGAGACGAGATGAACCGGATTTCAATCTAAGAGAATGGGCTCTGAAAGCTCGTATTAGCAGGGAGAGTACTAAGTCAAGAAGGTATTCAGCTTCAAATATCACTAGTTTCAGAGAAGATGCTAGGTCTTTTAGATCAAACGCAACCATCGCAACCATCTCTAGCACTGTTTCTTCCCCTGGTTACACCTTAAAAG ATGAGATTGACCCATCCACTTACACGTTCACAAGTGCTCTCAAAG CTTTGCAGACAAAATCAGGATATGGTTATGGTTGGGAATGCTTGTCACCTGATGGTTTTGCTCTAAACTCTAAGTGGAATGAAGCAGAGAAGTATATCTGCAACCCACTTTCAGGAGAATTCCCAAAGGAGTGCTTATCTGCCAAAACTCTAAGTGGAAGATCATTTCCTACTTTAACAAGTAGATTCACTGTGTCTGGGCCTCTTGTTTACTCCTACCATAGTCGCCTACCTCAAACCAAGCCTACCACAACACAAGAAGATGAAACTGAATTTCCAAATCAAG acaagaaaatggaaaatatgaatACTGTACATGTGGGCACTCAAAGTACACCACCTGATCTCAGCTCAAGTAGTCCAAGCCCAACTTCAACACCTTCCATTAAAGAGAGACCATTGAAGTCCTGTGAAGGTGAAGGGGGAGAGTCACCAAACTTCagctcaaaacccaaatcagaGGAAGATCAG GCATGCATGGCAAGATCCTAA
- the LOC122072280 gene encoding uncharacterized protein LOC122072280 isoform X2 — MASSMEQLPPSYRRRDEPDFNLREWALKARISRESTKSRRYSASNITSFREDARSFRSNATIATISSTVSSPGYTLKDEIDPSTYTFTSALKALQTKSGYGYGWECLSPDGFALNSKWNEAEKYICNPLSGEFPKECLSAKTLSGRSFPTLTSRFTVSGPLVYSYHSRLPQTKPTTTQEDETEFPNQDKKMENMNTVHVGTQSTPPDLSSSSPSPTSTPSIKERPLKSCEGEGGESPNFSSKPKSEEDQSTNSYGWVH; from the exons ATGGCCTCAAGCATGGAACAGCTTCCTCCAAGTTACAGGAGACGAGATGAACCGGATTTCAATCTAAGAGAATGGGCTCTGAAAGCTCGTATTAGCAGGGAGAGTACTAAGTCAAGAAGGTATTCAGCTTCAAATATCACTAGTTTCAGAGAAGATGCTAGGTCTTTTAGATCAAACGCAACCATCGCAACCATCTCTAGCACTGTTTCTTCCCCTGGTTACACCTTAAAAG ATGAGATTGACCCATCCACTTACACGTTCACAAGTGCTCTCAAAG CTTTGCAGACAAAATCAGGATATGGTTATGGTTGGGAATGCTTGTCACCTGATGGTTTTGCTCTAAACTCTAAGTGGAATGAAGCAGAGAAGTATATCTGCAACCCACTTTCAGGAGAATTCCCAAAGGAGTGCTTATCTGCCAAAACTCTAAGTGGAAGATCATTTCCTACTTTAACAAGTAGATTCACTGTGTCTGGGCCTCTTGTTTACTCCTACCATAGTCGCCTACCTCAAACCAAGCCTACCACAACACAAGAAGATGAAACTGAATTTCCAAATCAAG acaagaaaatggaaaatatgaatACTGTACATGTGGGCACTCAAAGTACACCACCTGATCTCAGCTCAAGTAGTCCAAGCCCAACTTCAACACCTTCCATTAAAGAGAGACCATTGAAGTCCTGTGAAGGTGAAGGGGGAGAGTCACCAAACTTCagctcaaaacccaaatcagaGGAAGATCAG AGCACAAATAGTTATGGATGGGTGCACTAA
- the LOC122072280 gene encoding uncharacterized protein LOC122072280 isoform X1 produces the protein MASSMEQLPPSYRRRDEPDFNLREWALKARISRESTKSRRYSASNITSFREDARSFRSNATIATISSTVSSPGYTLKDEIDPSTYTFTSALKALQTKSGYGYGWECLSPDGFALNSKWNEAEKYICNPLSGEFPKECLSAKTLSGRSFPTLTSRFTVSGPLVYSYHSRLPQTKPTTTQEDETEFPNQDKKMENMNTVHVGTQSTPPDLSSSSPSPTSTPSIKERPLKSCEGEGGESPNFSSKPKSEEDQIEVKESMEETEEGKKEEREEEEEKEKCKWRQGGCLSWRSLWRGRRQRSKQRPRWLVFFGKRNISKKVGSEN, from the exons ATGGCCTCAAGCATGGAACAGCTTCCTCCAAGTTACAGGAGACGAGATGAACCGGATTTCAATCTAAGAGAATGGGCTCTGAAAGCTCGTATTAGCAGGGAGAGTACTAAGTCAAGAAGGTATTCAGCTTCAAATATCACTAGTTTCAGAGAAGATGCTAGGTCTTTTAGATCAAACGCAACCATCGCAACCATCTCTAGCACTGTTTCTTCCCCTGGTTACACCTTAAAAG ATGAGATTGACCCATCCACTTACACGTTCACAAGTGCTCTCAAAG CTTTGCAGACAAAATCAGGATATGGTTATGGTTGGGAATGCTTGTCACCTGATGGTTTTGCTCTAAACTCTAAGTGGAATGAAGCAGAGAAGTATATCTGCAACCCACTTTCAGGAGAATTCCCAAAGGAGTGCTTATCTGCCAAAACTCTAAGTGGAAGATCATTTCCTACTTTAACAAGTAGATTCACTGTGTCTGGGCCTCTTGTTTACTCCTACCATAGTCGCCTACCTCAAACCAAGCCTACCACAACACAAGAAGATGAAACTGAATTTCCAAATCAAG acaagaaaatggaaaatatgaatACTGTACATGTGGGCACTCAAAGTACACCACCTGATCTCAGCTCAAGTAGTCCAAGCCCAACTTCAACACCTTCCATTAAAGAGAGACCATTGAAGTCCTGTGAAGGTGAAGGGGGAGAGTCACCAAACTTCagctcaaaacccaaatcagaGGAAGATCAG ATAGAAGTGAAAGAATCCAtggaagaaacagaagaaggaaagaaagaagagagagaggaagaggaggagaaggaaaagTGCAAATGGAGGCAAGGAGGTTGCTTGTCGTGGAGGAGTTTGTGGAGGGGAAGAAGGCAGAGAAGTAAACAAAGACCCAGATGGCTggttttttttggaaagagGAATATATCTAAAAAAGTAGGGAGTGAGAATTGA